The stretch of DNA TTTACACGTGTGAATTCCGTATCATTAGCTAATAGTAATGTTTTAAACATTTGATCCGAAAGCGATAACGTAACATCTTCAGAAACGTTCGCAGTTAATTTGGATTTTAATAAGGACAATTGTGTATCTATTGAAGGTTCTTCTTGTTTTATATCGTCAACCTCTTCCCCTTCAGCTGGAGGTTGTGGAGATTTGGCTTCCAATTTCGTTTCTTGAATAAAATCAAATATAGACGTTAGTAAGGATAATCGGTTTTTTCCAATTTCTTCTTTATACACATAAACATCTTCAACTTCTTCTGCTGCTTTAAGCCGCTCTTCTTCCGTTTTGGCTTCATCTTGTATCGTTATCGGTGAACGGATCGTATGTTCCGCAATAGAAAATAGTTCAATATCATACGTTTCAGGCTTCACATGATTATACAACACTCCGTATAGTACAACGGCCAGAAGAAAAAAAATCAGTAGGGTAAATACTTTATAGCTCAACATCGACCTTATTTTTTGAATAAGATGTTGCATAAAAGAAGACCTCTCCTATACCCCCTCAATTATTGAGGGAATTTTCAATATTTCATAACTATGTAAAATGATAACAGTTTTTCTTAAAAAATTCATCATGATTAACCGACTAGAAATTAACTTACGGTGAAAAAAGATGAACACTAGGTTATTCCCTAGTGTTCATTAGTCTTTTTCTTGTTTTTCATTATATGCTTGAATAATTTTAGCGACAAGCGGATGACGAACAACATCGCCTTGTTCTAAATAAACGAAAGAAATTCCAGAAACGTCATTTAATGTTTTTTCCGCCGCGATTAAGCCTGATTGAACACCACGTGGTAAGTCCACTTGCGTTTGATCTCCCGTGATGACCATTTTAGAGCCAAACCCTAAGCGGGTAAGGAACATTTTCATTTGGGCCGTTGTTGTATTTTGTGCTTCATCTAAAATAACAAATGCATCTTCAAGCGTTCGACCACGCATATAAGCGAGAGGAGCAATTTCAATCGTCCCGCGATCAATCAATCGAACGGTTTGCTCAACTCCTAACACATCATGTAATGCATCGTACAATGGACGTAAATAAGGGTCTACTTTTTCTTTTAAATCCCCTGGAAGAAATCCTAAGCTCTCCCCTGCTTCTACAGCAGGTCGAGTAAGAATTATTTTTTTAACCATCCCTTTTTTTAACGCATCTACTGCCATAACAACAGCTAAATATGTTTTCCCAGTACCTGCAGGGCCAATTCCAAAAACTAAGTCATGTTTACGAATCGCTTGAATGTACTGGCGTTGACCTAGCGTTTTGACACGTATACTTTTGCCTTTAACGCTTTTTGCAATTTCTTCCTCGAATAGCTCGCCAAAATATTCTAATGTACCCCTTTTTCCCATCTCTAGGGCATAAATAACATCACGGGTACTAATGGAAATGCCTTTTCGAATCACGGTTAAAAGCTGTTGAATCACATCATAAATAATATGAACATCTTGCTCATTTCCGATTATGTCGACCGTTTCTCCACGAGTAACAATCGAAACCGGAAACGATTGCTCCATCAGTTTGAGATGAGTATCGGAAATACCGAATAAACTCATCGCTTCATTTGGATTGTCTAGATGAATCGTTTGAGTATAGCGTGTTTCTGTCATTCCACATCTCCTTGAATTATTGGTTGAGCTTCTGCGATGTTTTCTATCACTTGGAAATATATTGATACCTTTACTTTACCATTCTCTATACGTTGTTGCAAAACTTTTTCCCCTTTAATTCGGGCCCCTTCAGGCAACGTTTTTATTAAATTGTCGCGTCCGATGGCAATTGCGGCTTCGAGCGCTTCTTCCTTTGAATACGTACGTTCCACTTCTTCTGTTTCCCACACTACTTCCTTTGAATACGAGATTGGTAATTTCCATCCGAGAAAATGGAGAGGGTATTGATTCGTCTCTTTTTGAACATTCGTAAATTCAGGGGATTCGAATCCCCATATAGGAATTGAAAAACTTCCGAAAGAAAGACGATGTGTCTTATGGGAGTTTCCGGTCATAACGGTAAATTGTGATGTTAAAGGAAGTTCTACATCAGTCTTGTACCATGTTTCTGCCCAAACTTCTCCCTTTGCAGGAACAACCTTAGAAAATTCACCCTTACCGATGACACCTTGAACTAAAATTTGGCCTTTTGCCACATACTCATGAACCGACACTAATGGTTGTCCGTTTTCAATAAACAACTGGACAATTACACCGTTTTTTTTGGCAATCAAGTTTTGAGGACCTATATATTCAACTGGTGGTGGTGTATTTTTTTCTACGACTTCAAAATGGTAGGTTGTCCCTTTTAATTGCACACCAATCCATGTGACTTCTTTCAATTCATTCGTCAATTTGCGCTGAATTGTTTGGACATCATCGATGTAAAATCGAAGTTTTCCTTTTGTAATTCCCATTTCTTTTAACTGTTTTTCAATTTTATGTTCTAATTCTGGAGATGCCCCTTTTATTTCAATTCCCCATACCATATTGGATAAAAGAAACACCGCCCCTAAAAACAAAATGATGCCGACGAAAAAGCCGCTGTTCTTCATGACACGTTTCCATAAAAACGGCATCCCTACTCCTCGTAAAAAGGACAAACGAATCGGTTCTTTTCGAACATAACGCCGCAGTTTATGTATATCTTTGAGCATCACATAAAAAGTGATGGTATCGGTGCCTTGACGTTTAATATTCCATAATGCGATTTGAGCATTCATTAACCGATTCACAAACCGCTCTACCCCCACTCCGCGCGCTCTGACTAACACGGTCCCTTGAAAAAAGGTCACCCATTGATTTTTCATTGCCTATAGCCCCCTTACTCATCCAAATAAATCACTTGATCAATATTCCCTTCAAGCAATATTTCTTCCGGTAAAATCGTTTTAATGACGAAGGAGTGCCCTTTTATAAGCAGTTGTCCTTGTTTTAACAACAAGCGGAGTTCTTTATCTGAAAAGGATAAAAGTCCTTTATGATTTTCAATATAAATGTGAATTTTTCCAATCATCGTAATGCGGGGTAAGTCCATTAAAATGTCATTCGGAAGGTCCATTTGCTGGGAAAACCAACGTTTCATTGTTTGTCGAAAGTTCCGGATCATGAAAGAACCCCCTTTCATCTCATATGTATGAATCACTAGAGCATTTCAGCACCACGTAATAAAAAAAACCTGCCCAGGATGGACAGGTTTTTATCTTCGATAAGGACGTTTGGCACGAGGAGGCCCTAATATTTCCGACATGATTACCCCGCGGATAAAATCGTCTTGATGAGCTGGAAGGAGCTCCTTCGTTTCTAATGTTGATTCGTTTGTTTTTCGATTTTTTA from Bacillus sp. (in: firmicutes) encodes:
- a CDS encoding PhoH family protein; protein product: MTETRYTQTIHLDNPNEAMSLFGISDTHLKLMEQSFPVSIVTRGETVDIIGNEQDVHIIYDVIQQLLTVIRKGISISTRDVIYALEMGKRGTLEYFGELFEEEIAKSVKGKSIRVKTLGQRQYIQAIRKHDLVFGIGPAGTGKTYLAVVMAVDALKKGMVKKIILTRPAVEAGESLGFLPGDLKEKVDPYLRPLYDALHDVLGVEQTVRLIDRGTIEIAPLAYMRGRTLEDAFVILDEAQNTTTAQMKMFLTRLGFGSKMVITGDQTQVDLPRGVQSGLIAAEKTLNDVSGISFVYLEQGDVVRHPLVAKIIQAYNEKQEKD
- the yqfC gene encoding sporulation protein YqfC, with protein sequence MIRNFRQTMKRWFSQQMDLPNDILMDLPRITMIGKIHIYIENHKGLLSFSDKELRLLLKQGQLLIKGHSFVIKTILPEEILLEGNIDQVIYLDE
- the yqfD gene encoding sporulation protein YqfD yields the protein MKNQWVTFFQGTVLVRARGVGVERFVNRLMNAQIALWNIKRQGTDTITFYVMLKDIHKLRRYVRKEPIRLSFLRGVGMPFLWKRVMKNSGFFVGIILFLGAVFLLSNMVWGIEIKGASPELEHKIEKQLKEMGITKGKLRFYIDDVQTIQRKLTNELKEVTWIGVQLKGTTYHFEVVEKNTPPPVEYIGPQNLIAKKNGVIVQLFIENGQPLVSVHEYVAKGQILVQGVIGKGEFSKVVPAKGEVWAETWYKTDVELPLTSQFTVMTGNSHKTHRLSFGSFSIPIWGFESPEFTNVQKETNQYPLHFLGWKLPISYSKEVVWETEEVERTYSKEEALEAAIAIGRDNLIKTLPEGARIKGEKVLQQRIENGKVKVSIYFQVIENIAEAQPIIQGDVE